One genomic window of Quercus robur chromosome 6, dhQueRobu3.1, whole genome shotgun sequence includes the following:
- the LOC126689900 gene encoding uncharacterized protein LOC126689900, with product MGLDKDTHDISIVFRAPQQLVGTQVFYNSIPLQCDNDANIMWGVIKRAGQFIGSDLYVTVHTVGFNVDGGSQYGSRVGEQESIPVTVVHPSVTPETSLPHNCQPWNGVAMDNTEDAEVLGSIHTHEDEGYTHRNEDIQTYLDEATEMDETRDVYEEFIDNDGPVENPELLDELQPENNPNPNPEWFTSNTWDDINDPSPSLETGLLSWQPGDEPSKGMLFKNKAAVQHALTMFSVGLNKKFKYMKSDPERLVVTCVHDACLWSIRAIYSKRHKLWMITTCKGPHTCSTLQVEYDGRMMDSKFIAITLESYVREDISRTVATLRSVLHTKHGHWASHYKVWDAKQKAVAAIYGGFDESYAELPRFLAALKDADPTTVTQLKCDHRSVPGTCTFNYAFWAFGPCIEGFKYCRPVISIDATHLYGKYKGKLLIAMATDANNEVYPLAFAVVESESKETWGWFLACLKRYVTDRTNLCIISDRHSGIKACFDDTRMTWLQPPQAHHRYCLRHVVSNVNTKWKIPELKNMVWRAASANQVRKFQATLDLIRNVKPAAHRYLENENKEKWTLAHDGGRRYGAMTTNLSECFNGVLKGARSLPITAMVRYTFFKVNSYFDARRNLALEQLEAGQEWCKYAMDRFEKNQAKAKDHMVTRMCTQAQLYQVDTPGNPLSNGGGQHTHRVDLRGMTCTCGKWEAYKMPCSHVIAICAKYKHDAQQFIDPCYSVSHRFHSYEPVFQPLKDRLAWPDPKETRVVMPNPHLIRNKGWPKSTRIRNEMDENDRELPTSLWIENGPKSRCGLCRQEGHNRRTCPTRNVESTSGGAAS from the coding sequence ATGGGGTTAGACAAGGATACCCACGACATCTCCATTGTATTTCGGGCTCCGCAGCAACTAGTAGGTACCCAAGTGTTCTACAATTCAATTCCGTTACAATGCGACAATGATGCAAATATAATGTGGGGAGTGATAAAGCGGGCAGGGCAATTCATAGGTTCTGACTTGTATGTAACTGTCCACACTGTTGGGTTCAATGTCGACGGGGGTTCGCAATATGGCAGTAGAGTTGGAGAGCAAGAATCAATTCCTGTAACCGTTGTGCACCCGTCAGTTACACCCGAGACATCTTTGCCCCACAACTGTCAACCATGGAATGGGGTTGCTATGGACAATACTGAAGACGCCGAAGTGTTAGGGTCTATCCATACCCATGAGGATGAAGGATATACTCACCGAAATGAAGATATCCAAACCTACTTGGACGAGGCAACCGAAATGGATGAGACTCGAGATGTGTATGAGGAGTTCATTGATAACGATGGACCGGTAGAGAATCCAGAATTGTTAGATGAACTACAACCGGAAAATAATCCGAACCCTAACCCCGAATGGTTCACGTCAAACACATGGGATGACATTAATGACCCATCACCTTCCCTGGAAACAGGTCTGCTGAGTTGGCAACCGGGGGACGAACCGAGCAAGGGGATGCTATTCAAGAATAAAGCTGCGGTTCAGCACGCGCTAACCATGTTCTCCGTTGggctgaataaaaaatttaagtacatgAAGTCAGACCCCGAGAGACTGGTTGTAACGTGTGTACACGATGCATGTCTGTGGTCAATTCGAGCTATCTACAGCAAAAGGCACAAGCTGTGGATGATCACAACATGTAAGGGTCCCCACACTTGCTCGACACTCCAAGTGGAATATGATGGAAGGATGATGGATTCGAAGTTCATTGCCATCACACTTGAGTCATACGTACGGGAAGACATTTCAAGAACAGTAGCAACCCTGCGTAGTGTTCTTCATACGAAGCATGGCCATTGGGCGTCTCACTATAAGGTTTGGGATGCAAAACAGAAAGCCGTTGCAGCCATCTACGGTGGTTTCGATGAGTCATACGCAGAATTGCCTCGGTTCCTGGCAGCGTTAAAAGATGCAGATCCAACCACAGTGACACAGTTGAAGTGCGACCACCGTAGTGTGCCGGGAACTTGCACATTTAACTATGCCTTTTGGGCTTTTGGTCCGTGTATAGAAGGGTTCAAGTATTGTAGGCCGGTGATAAGCATCGATGCAACGCACCTCTATGGCAAGTACAAGGGGAAGTTGTTGATAGCAATGGCAACAGATGCTAACAACGAGGTTTATCCACTGGCGTTTGCCGTTGTTGAGAGTGAGAGCAAGGAGACATGGGGATGGTTCTTGGCATGCCTGAAACGATATGTTACGGACCGGACAAATCTTTGCATCATCTCTGACCGACATTCGGGTATAAAAGCTTGCTTTGATGACACAAGGATGACTTGGTTGCAGCCTCCCCAGGCCCATCACCGGTATTGCCTCCGCCATGTAGTTAGCAATGTGAACACAAAATGGAAAATTCCGGAGTTGAAGAACATGGTATGGAGGGCCGCAAGCGCGAATCAAGTTAGAAAGTTTCAGGCCACACTGGATTTAATTCGCAATGTCAAACCGGCTGCACACAGGTActtggaaaatgaaaacaaagaaaagtggACACTTGCACACGACGGAGGGCGTCGATACGGAGCAATGACAACCAACCTATCGGAGTGTTTTAATGGAGTACTGAAAGGTGCACGCAGCTTGCCAATCACGGCAATGGTGAGGTACACCTTCTTCAAAGTGAACTCCTACTTTGACGCTCGTCGTAATCTCGCTCTAGAGCAATTGGAAGCGGGTCAAGAATGGTGCAAGTATGCCATGGACAGGTTCGAAAAAAACCAAGCGAAGGCAAAGGACCATATGGTGACACGGATGTGCACACAAGCACAGTTATATCAGGTTGACACACCGGGTAATCCTCTAAGTAATGGGGGCGGACAACACACGCACAGGGTTGATCTTCGGGGTATGACATGCACATGTGGAAAATGGGAAGCATACAAGATGCCGTGTTCACACGTAATAGCAATTTGTGCTAAGTATAAGCACGATGCGCAGCAGTTTATTGATCCTTGCTATAGCGTGAGTCATAGGTTCCATAGCTATGAACCGGTATTCCAACCGTTGAAAGACAGATTAGCATGGCCGGATCCGAAAGAAACTAGAGTAGTGATGCCCAATCCGCACCTGATCCGGAACAAAGGTTGGCCAAAGTCCACACGAATCCGCAATGAGATGGACGAGAATGATAGGGAGTTGCCGACCTCCCTATGGATCGAGAATGGACCCAAGTCAAGATGTGGGTTGTGTCGCCAAGAGGGGCACAACCGTAGAACATGTCCTACTCGAAATGTGGAGTCAACTAGCGGTGGAGCTGCATCATAG